A window of the Lactuca sativa cultivar Salinas chromosome 5, Lsat_Salinas_v11, whole genome shotgun sequence genome harbors these coding sequences:
- the LOC111907260 gene encoding methylsterol monooxygenase 2-2 translates to MASVIEAGWTYLITHFSDFQLACVGSFILHELVFFLSGLPFIYIERAGWLRKYKIQAKNNSSEAQEKCITRLLFYHFCVNLPVMLASYPVFRFMGMRSSLPLPSWKVMSTQILFYFIVEDFIFYWGHRILHTKWLYKHIHSVHHEYATPFGLTSEYAHPAEILFLGFATIFGPAITGPHLITLWLWMVVRVLETVEAHCGYHFPWSPSNFLPLYGGSDFHDYHHRLIYTKSGNYSSTFVYMDWIFGTDHGYRKLKALKTEEEVAEFKEN, encoded by the exons ATGGCTTCCGTCATTGAAGCTGGTTGGACG TACTTGATTACTCATTTCAGTGACTTTCAGCTGGCTTGTGTTGGTAGCTTTATTCTTCATGAACTTGTCTTCTTCTTGTCGGGACTTCCTTTCATATACATAGAAAGGGCAGGATGGCTCAGAAAGTACAAAATTCAG GCCAAGAATAACAGCAGTGAAGCTCAAGAGAAATGTATTACTCGGCTACTGTTTTATCACTTTTGTGTGAACCTTCCTGTGATGCTTGCTTCCTATCCTGTATTCAGATTCATGGGAATGAGAAGTAGTCTTCCTCTGCCGTCCTG GAAAGTTATGTCGACTCAGATTCTATTCTACTTCATTGTGGAAGATTTCATATTTTACTGGGGACATAGAATTTTACACACGAAATGGCTCTACAAGCACATCCACAGTGTCCATCATGA GTATGCAACACCTTTTGGATTGACATCTGAATATGCACATCCAGCTGAAATATTATTCCTTGGATTTGCTACAATTTTCGGTCCTGCCATCACAGGGCCTCATTTGATAACTCTTTGGTTATGGATGGTAGTGAGAGTTCTTGAGACAGTTGAAGCacattgtggttaccatttccCATGGAGCCCTTCAAACTTTCTCCCTTTATATGGAGG tTCTGATTTTCATGATTATCATCACCGACTGATTTACACCAAGTCAGGCAACTACTCGTCTACTTTTGTTTACATGGACTG gATATTTGGTACAGACCATGGGTACAGAAAACTCAAGGCTTTGAAAACTGAAGAAGAGGTAGCTGAGTTTAAAgagaattaa
- the LOC111907257 gene encoding uncharacterized protein LOC111907257 codes for MASHHASLGRRTLEDIRQKRAAQKLSKTSSGPDLTRPPNPSEIFGIKKSSSGSGISESDISGLVSQLQELQKKNLELDEENKKLSSELHSNEVENDMLRKRVNDLEQNTVPSLRRALKDVAMEKDAAVVAREDFSAQVRALKKRLKEAEEEQYRAEEDAAALRSELNLLQQQAISGAITSIGSPPDDLQAMEKELADLKTQLEQESMLRRQEGMMRRQEQQQLVEEQRRISAIISEKKELEEKLAAMSREVSGVSDREAQFTMEEKERYETQLHDMAVAVERLESSRQKLLMEIDSQSSEIERLFEENSNLSSAYQEATDIMSHWENQVKDCLKQNEELRSMLDKLRAESIMNNENHIHSGISESNKEGEAHTTELVSLKGQLAKEQSKAETLSAEVLQLSAQLQQAIQAYNGLARLYKPVLRNIETNLLKMKQEGSLIVQ; via the exons ATGGCGTCGCATCATGCATCTCTCGGCCGACGGACG TTGGAAGATATTCGTCAAAAGAGGGCAGCTCAGAAATTAAGCAAAACCTCATCTGGACCTGATCTTACAAGACCTCCTAACCCTAGCG AGATTTTTGGAATCAAGAAATCATCAAGCGGAAGTGGAATCTCTGAG AGTGATATTAGTGGCTTGGTATCACAGTTACAAGAGTTGCAGAAAAAGAACTTAGAACTAGATGAAGAGAACAAAAAACTGAGCTCAGAG CTTCATTCTAATGAAGTGGAGAATGACATGCTTCGGAAGCGTGTGAATGACCTG GAACAAAATACTGTACCCTCATTGAGAAGAGCTCTTAAGGATGTTGCAATGGAAAAGGATGCAGCAGTTGTTGCAAGG GAGGACTTCTCAGCTCAGGTACGAGCACTTAAGAAGCGTCTAAAGGAAGCAGAAGAAGAGCAATATCGA GCTGAGGAAGATGCAGCTGCACTAAGATCAGAACTAAATTTATTACAACAACAAGCAATCAGTGGTGCCATAACTTCCATAGGAAGCCCACCAGATGACTTGCAAGCTATGGAGAAGGAGCTTGCTGATTTGAAGACCCAGCTGGAG CAAGAGTCGATGCTGAGGCGTCAAGAGGGAATGATGAGGAGGCAAGAACAACAACAACTAGTGGAGGAGCAAAGAAGGATATCTGCCATCATTTCTGAGAAAAAAGAGTTGGAAGAAAAGCTAGCAGCCATGTCAAGAGAGGTCTCAG GAGTTAGTGACAGAGAAGCACAGTTCACAATG GAAGAGAAAGAGAGATATGAGACACAGTTGCATGATATGGCTGTAGCTGTTGAGAGGCTGGAAAGTAGCAGACAAAAGCTACTGATGGAG ATTGATTCCCAATCTTCTGAGATAGAAAGGCTCTTTGAGGAGAATTCTAACTTGTCATCAGCTTATCAAGAGGCAACAGACATTATGTCACACTGGGAAAATCAG GTAAAAGATTGTCTCAAACAGAACGAGGAACTCCGTAGCATGTTAGATAAATTAAGAGCAGAATCTATTATGAATAATGAGAATCACATTCACAGTGGTATATCAGAATCCAACAAAGAGGGGGAAGCTCATACTACTGAACTTGTATCCCTAAAG GGTCAACTTGCTAAAGAACAGAGCAAGGCGGAGACACTGTCTGCTGAGGTTTTGCAACTCTCAGCTCAGCTCCAACAAGCCATTCAAGCTTACAACGGTCTTGCTCGCCT CTACAAACCTGTGTTACGCAACATTGAGACTAATTTACTGAAAATGAAGCAAGAGGGCTCTTTGATTGTGCAGtaa
- the LOC111907258 gene encoding serine/threonine-protein phosphatase PP1 isozyme 2 — translation MAQNGQGIEPALLDDIINRLLEFRQARTVRQVQLSESEIRQLCTASREIFLQQPNLLELEAPIKLCGDIHGQYGDLLRLFEYGGFPPESNYLFLGDYVDRGKQSLETICLLLAYKIKYPENFFLLRGNHECASINRIYGFYDECKRRFNVRLWKTFTDCFNCLPAAALIDDKILCMHGGLSPDLTNLDQIRNLTRPTDVPDSGLLCDLLWSDPSRDVKGWGMSDRGVSYTFGSDKVAEFLMQHDMDLVCRAHQVVEDGYEFFADRQLVTIFSAPNYCGEFDNAGAMMSVDESLMCSFQILKPADRKPRFL, via the exons ATGGCTCAAAATGGTCAGGGGATAGAGCCTGCTTTACTTGATGATATAATCAATCGGCTATTGGAGTTCCGGCAGGCGAGAACGGTTCGCCAGGTTCAGCTGTCGGAATCGGAGATCCGTCAACTTTGCACCGCTTCTCGAGAAATATTTCTTCAACAGCCTAATCTTTTAGAGCTCGAGGCTCCGATTAAGCTATGCG GTGACATTCATGGGCAATATGGTGATCTTTTGAGGTTATTTGAATACGGAGGATTCCCACCAGAGTCAAATTACTTATTCCTAGGGGACTATGTGGATCGTGGCAAACAAAGTCTAGAAACAATCTGCCTTCTACTCGCGTACAAAATCAAATACCCTGAAAACTTCTTCCTTTTAAGAGGCAACCATGAATGTGCTTCTATCAACAGAATATACGGATTCTATGATGAATGCAAACGCCGTTTCAATGTTAGACTTTGGAAAACTTTTACCGATTGTTTCAACTGTCTCCCAGCAGCCGCTTTGATTGATGACAAGATCCTATGTATGCATGGCGGGTTGTCTCCGGATCTAACAAATCTGGATCAAATAAGGAATCTGACCCGCCCGACTGACGTCCCGGATTCGGGTTTGCTTTGTGATTTGCTTTGGTCGGATCCAAGTAGGGATGTGAAAGGGTGGGGGATGAGTGATAGAGGGGTTTCTTATACTTTTGGATCTGATAAAGTGGCTGAGTTTTTGATGCAACATGATATGGATCTTGTCTGTCGTGCACATCAG GTTGTGGAAGATGGGTATGAGTTTTTTGCGGATAGGCAGCTTGTGACGATATTTTCTGCTCCAAATTATTGTGGGGAATTTGATAATGCGGGTGCAATGATGAGTGTTGATGAAAGTTTGATGTGTTCTTTTCAAATCTTGAAGCCGGCTGATAGGAAACCAAGATTCTTATGA
- the LOC111907256 gene encoding pentatricopeptide repeat-containing protein At3g46790, chloroplastic, which translates to MWLFCQSPQTIQQSHFPLRTRHHPSRLHSHTRHQTSVTLPPSTTNTNHLIQTLCQKGLVKQAIQALTQEPNPTQRTYELLILSCAVANSLHDAITIHRRLVEDGFDQDPFLATKLINTYSELGSMEHARQVFDEIPNRTIYVWNAFFQALTLAGHGINVFDLLCSMSTDGIKPDRFTYTYVLKACVASDTSVSLLPYGKEIHAHILRHGFETNVHVTTTLVDMYARFGCISEASHVFNKILSKNVVSWSAMIACYAKNGRPLDALQLFSEMMLEVHESTPNSVTMVSVLQACAALGALEQGKLLHAYILRKRLDSVLPVIASLIAMYTRCGDLEMGKRVFDQMVRRDVVSWNAMISGYGMHGFGEKAIEVYNEMLRNKIDPSPITFVSVLGACSHAGLVEDGKRLFESIRKPIIEHYACMVDLLGRANRLEEAAKIIQEMRSEPGPKVWGSLLGSCRIHGNIELAERASKRLFELEPTNAGNYVLLAEIYAELGLWDEVQRVKKLLQSRGLEKKSGCSWIEVKRKVYSFVSVDEFNPHVAQLHAFLLKLSMEMKEKGYKPKTKVVLYDVEEEEKERILLGHSEKLAVAFGLINSCRGQTIRITKNLRLCEDCHSVTKFVSKFANREILVRDVNRIHHFKDGVCSCGDYW; encoded by the coding sequence ATGTGGTTGTTTTGCCAGTCTcctcaaaccatccagcaatcacACTTTCCACTCCGCACGCGCCACCACCCATCTCGACTTCACTCACACACGCGCCACCAGACATCCGTCACTCTCCCTCCTTCCACCACCAACACCAACCACCTAATCCAGACTCTCTGTCAGAAAGGACTCGTCAAACAAGCCATCCAAGCTCTCACTCAAGAGCCTAATCCAACTCAACGCACTTACGAACTCTTAATTCTTTCCTGCGCCGTTGCAAATTCTCTCCACGATGCCATTACAATTCACCGTCGGCTTGTCGAAGATGGGTTTGACCAAGACCCGTTCTTGGCAACTAAGCTTATTAACACATATTCGGAGCTGGGTTCAATGGAACACGCACgccaagtgtttgatgaaattccCAACAGAACTATATACGTCTGGAACGCCTTTTTTCAGGCTCTAACACTTGCTGGTCATGGGATAAACGTGTTTGATCTCTTATGCTCAATGAGCACAGACGGGATTAAACCAGATAGATTCACTTACACTTACGTCCTCAAAGCCTGTGTTGCATCCGACACTTCAGTTTCATTGTTACCCTATGGAAAAGAGATACACGCCCACATCTTGAGACATGGGTTCGAGACCAATGTTCATGTTACAACGACGTTAGTCGACATGTATGCTAGATTCGGGTGCATATCAGAAGCCAGTCACGTTTTCAACAAAATCCTTTCAAAAAACGTTGTTTCTTGGAGTGCTATGATTGCTTGTTATGCCAAAAACGGGAGACCCTTAGATGCACTCCAACTATTCAGTGAAATGATGCTTGAAGTTCACGAATCAACACCAAATTCAGTGACAATGGTTAGTGTTCTTCAAGCATGTGCAGCACTTGGAGCCTTAGAGCAAGGTAAGCTATTGCACGCGTATATCCTACGAAAACGTTTAGATTCGGTGTTACCAGTTATCGCATCCCTCATTGCCATGTACACAAGATGTGGTGATCTTGAAATGGGAAAACGGGTTTTCGACCAAATGGTTAGGAGAGATGTTGTGTCATGGAATGCAATGATTTCAGGGTATGGAATGCATGGATTTGGTGAAAAAGCAATTGAAGTTTACAATGAAATGTTGCGTAACAAGATCGATCCTAGTCCTATCACGTTTGTGAGTGTTTTAGGAGCTTGTAGTCACGCAGGGCTGGTGGAAGATGGAAAGAGATTATTTGAATCTATAAGAAAACCTATCATTGAGCACTACGCGTGTATGGTGGATCTTCTTGGTCGAGCCAATAGATTAGAAGAAGCAGCCAAGATTATACAAGAAATGAGAAGCGAACCTGGGCCTAAAGTTTGGGGTTCGCTTCTCGGATCGTGTAGGATTCATGGCAACATTGAGCTTGCTGAGAGGGCAAGCAAGCGGCTTTTTGAGCTTGAACCTACAAACGCGGGAAATTACGTACTTTTGGCTGAGATATATGCGGAATTAGGGTTATGGGATGAAGTGCAAAGAGTGAAGAAGCTTTTGCAAAGTAGAGGACTTGAAAAGAAATCCGGGTGTAGTTGGATTGAAGTGAAACGGAAAGTTTACTCGTTTGTTTCGGTTGATGAATTCAATCCACATGTTGCGCAACTTCATGCTTTTCTCCTGAAATTATCAATGGAGATGAAGGAGAAAGGGTATAAGCCCAAGACTAAAGTTGTGTTGTATGATGTTGAAGAGGAAGAAAAGGAGAGGATTTTATTGGGTCATAGTGAGAAACTAGCGGTTGCATTTGGATTGATTAATAGTTGTAGAGGACAAACGATTAGGATCACCAAGAACTTACGGTTATGTGAAGACTGTCATTCGGTTACAAAGTTTGTGTCTAAGTTTGCTAATAGAGAGATTTTGGTTCGCGATGTGAATCGCATACACCATTTTAAAGATGGGGTTTGTTCGTGTGGAGATTATTGGTGA